A segment of the Fusarium musae strain F31 chromosome 2, whole genome shotgun sequence genome:
CATGAGAATTCAGGTCGCATGTAGATGAACAATACATTGTTCAATATGATAtcataattaaaaagaacccACCACTGAATGGGCCTTTCTAAGGGTACATATTGTTAGATACTAGTACAGATGTTTATACACATGCAATCCAGCCATCTATCGTGCCAAGTCGCCAGTCGTTGTGTCCCAGAGATCCAACAATTTTACTCCATAACCACAGTGGCGCCCAACTCCTTCATGGCGGCGATaatcttctcagcatcttcttTCGGGACgttctccttcatcatcttgggCGCACTCTCGACGAACTTCTTGCTATCCACCAAGCTCAGACCGAgcatgttcttgatctccttgatgACCTTGGCTTTGGATGGGGCATCGAACCCTTGCAacttgagggtgaagagcGTCTTCTCGGCGGCAGCAGGAGCAGcctcctcagcttcttcggcggcggcaggagcagcagcgggagcagcagcagcgaagCCGCCTATGGGCATATCAGGaatgttgagcttggtcTATTGAAAGGTTCCAGTTAACAATTATACAGCGACAAAATAAACCCTCCATGGTTCAATTGAAGCCGGATGGTTATCTTTACTAACCTTGAGGCTTAAAACAAGGTCAGCAGTCTCCAAGAGAGTAAGCTGGCTGATCTGATCGACAATGGCTTCGATCTTGGGGTTGGCGGGAGCGGCATCGGTTGAGTTCCATCTCCTCGAGGCAGCTGAGACTTTGACGAGCTGTGTGGGTGCCCGGGTAGCGCGAGCGGATCGGAGGTGGCGAGCACAGCTCTGGGCAGCGTACCGACAAGACATGGCCATTTTTGTGATTGCGGTTGGCTGAGGATTGCTCAATTCAAAGAGTCGTCGCGGGCGGGCGTCTGAGGAAGCGTCTTGAAGATTTTCGAGCTGTCTCGATGGTTTGGCGGGCTAGCGGCTGTATCACGTGTATAATTGGGCCTTCACTTACATCGAACCATTGCATCCTTGGGTTGAAGCATACCATCCGACTATGCCCATTTTTGAAACTTGCATAGGTTGGGGCATGGAAGAAGTAAATGTTATAAGCGGCCAAGTATATATGATCACACGATATGATGTGGTTGTTGCAATGCTATTATTGATTGACCCCGCCTGGGAAGCAAAGGACGTTAGCATCCGCGGAAGGATATAGGCgaaataggtacctaggcgAGAGGATCGACGGAATTATATGTCGATAAATTACGAGCAATCTCGGAAAGACGCAATGCACATCTTCTGAGATTACCATTTTTTACTGCAAATATATCAAGAAGAATTGACGTTCAGGTGGATTGATTCTTGAATCAAGTGTAAGTTCAATCCACATACGACAGGTTAAGAACTAAAACAGATTAGCGTACTGACCTGTTCGTGAGTGATAAGATAACGAAAAAAAAGTTCAAGAGAGCAGCTCTCAGGTTTAAGCTTGGAAGCACCACAAACCATCAACAGCCGAAATTTCGTCAACAGAGAACACAATCATGGCAATGATTGATGTCTCACGGCAGAGGAGGTCGCTCCTTGCGGATGCGACTGTATTGGAACATCTGCCAGCAGAAATACTGGCCATTATTCAAGACCAGTCCTCGACGAAACTGCTAGATGCTGTTGCAGAGGCGGCTCTTTGCCCGCCACTTACAGAGCGTATCTTTGCGCATTTCGAGCATCTTTTCCCAGACGTTTGTGCTCGATGGATCCTCAACCCCGGAAATGAACAACAGCGCATACGAATATACTCAGCGTTAGCTCGAATTCTACCCTTTGCTCCTTACCTTTCAACATTTATTGAATACGCCTCCTCTACTCCCGAACAAACAACGAACTCACCTTCTCTCCGACTCCCACCCTTACGGTTAGACCAAAATGCCATGGAACAGGATGGAGAGATCCTCTTACAGAGCCTCCTTGTCGTTTGGAGGTTAATCAGTTTCGATTCTCGCAATTTTGGCCCATTGACATCCGCTGCCTTGATGCAGACCTTGTTTAAGCATGAGAGCAGAGCTGTGCGTTATCTTGCGACTCGAATTTTTATCCAACTCCTCCATGGTTCCGACTGGAAGCTTGAATCTCTTATCCAGGAACATATTGGCAAGAGTGAGGCCATACTCGCAGACTTCGACGGTCGATCGATCGATTATGGATTCCTTTCGCTGTACGAGCAGTCTCGAGTGAAGTCTTTTCTGGCCCTGCGCGAAGAAGTGCAGGCCGCTCACGAAGCCGCAACAGATGATTCTCCGCTCACGCAGACCCTCACTCCCTACGTTGTGTGTTATGGCAACGTTATTCTGCCCAGACCCCTAGGTCCAACCGGGGAACCCTCCAGCCTTGTCCTTACCCCCACAACCGTCTCAAATCTGGAGCGATTGGCGACTATGCTCCGCGAATCTGATCCAGTCATGTTATATGGCCTTCCTGGCGTTGGAAAGACGGCCCTTGTTCACGAAGTCGCCAAGCAACTCGGCATGTATTCTAACATGGTCACATTGCACCTTAATGAACAAACGGACGCGAAAATGCTTATTGGACTATACTCGACTGATTCGAAGCCCGGCAGCTTTCAATGGAGGCCCGGTGTGCTGACAACAGCCGTGAAAGAAGGCCGATGGGTATTGGTGGAAGACCTTGATAGGGCACCGACTGAGGTCTTGAGCACGCTGCTACCCCTGATCGAAAGAAAGGAACTACTCATCCCAAGCCGAGGCGAAAGAATACGAGCAGCCAGCACTTTCCGACTTTTTGCAACTGTGCGAACGTCTAGGGGGATGAATGGCCGAGAGAATCTGCCAAGTCTGGTTGGCATTCGTTTCTGGCAAAGTCTGAGTACACAAGCCCTCGCAGCCTCTGAACTCGAGGATGTTGTGGGCCAGACTTACCCCATCTTGCGAAAGTTCATCCCTAGCATTCTGGCAGTGTATGCTCGTTTGTGTCGCCTTGGCTCCACGCCTGGCGCTTTAGCTCGAGGCCGAAATATTATGGACCGTCAAGTGACATTGCGAGATCTGCTCAAATGGTGCCGAAGGTTGCACGAATGCTTGGTCGCTGCTGGATCAAAGACGGGAGAAGAGCCAATCACTAAGACAACGAGCGATCAGATGTTCTTGGAAGCTGTTGATTGCTTTGTTGGAAGCTGCCCCGATCCTGAAATTGGCAGGCAGCTCATTGTTGCGATTGCTGAGGAGATGCAATTACCCAAGGAATTAGCAGAGCACTACTTCACTACACACATACCCAATCTGAACGAGAGTGATAACCAGTTCAGCATTGGACGTGCTGTGTtacggaagaagaagcaatcGAACCGAATTCAGAAATCCAAACGACCCTTCGCTAGTACAGCGCACGCCAAGAAGCTGTTGGAACAGATTGCTGTAGCTGTCAAGCTCAATGAACCTGTCCTCCTTGTCGGAGAAACTGGTATCGGCAAAACAACTGTAGTACAGCAATTGGCCGAGTCTTTGGGCCATAAGCTTATTGCTGTCAACTTGTCCCAGCAGAGTGAAGTCGGTGATCTTCTGGGTGGCTTCAAGCCAGTCAATACACGGACCTTGGCGATGCCTCTGAAGGAAGAGTTTGAAGATCTTTTCTCGGCAACAGGTATTTCCGCTTCAAAGAACCAGAAGTATCTTGAACAAGTTGGCAAGTGTTTTGCCAAGGGGCAGTGGTCAAGGGTGTCAAAGCTGTGGAAGGAAGCTCCCAAAATGTTCAACAAGATCGTCAAAGAGCTCGAAAGAGTTCATACTGAACAAGCAGAGACCAGAAATGGTGACGAGCAACCGACAAAACGTCGAAAAACCCAGTCAAAGCTCCAAACCCTGCTCGACCTACGTCCAAGATGGGATATGTTTGCTCGTAATCTTGAGCAATTTGATGTACAGATCTCTGGAGGTTCTGGAAGTTTTGCTTTCTC
Coding sequences within it:
- a CDS encoding hypothetical protein (BUSCO:EOG09265HPJ); this encodes MAMSCRYAAQSCARHLRSARATRAPTQLVKVSAASRRWNSTDAAPANPKIEAIVDQISQLTLLETADLVLSLKTKLNIPDMPIGGFAAAAPAAAPAAAEEAEEAAPAAAEKTLFTLKLQGFDAPSKAKVIKEIKNMLGLSLVDSKKFVESAPKMMKENVPKEDAEKIIAAMKELGATVVME